One window of Marinomonas primoryensis genomic DNA carries:
- a CDS encoding NAD-dependent succinate-semialdehyde dehydrogenase, with translation MLETTNPTTGQALPPCPAMTLEQAHSAINSVAEGFTQWKEKSMAKRATMLQAVAATLRNNKAELAGLMALEMGKPIKEGLAEVEKSAGCAEYYANNGAKFLAPETLESDASHSYVQYPPLGTVLGILPWNAPVWLALRFLAPTLMAGNTCVLKADPNVPATANKLIECFYHAGVPKNVLVNLTVPNSVASKMIDHPLVKAVSFTGSSKAGQSIASQAAAGLKPAVLELGGSDPCILMADADLEKALNVITLSRMVNAGQSCISVKRLFVEQTIYDEVCEALRQRFSKLKCGDPTDESTNLGPLAREDLRDQLHLQVTQSIDAGARCLVGGDLPSRSGFFYPPTLLVDMKPGMAAFDEETFGPVLSVSSIKDIDQALELANNTEYGLGASIWTRNQTIIDQAINTLQSGQIAVNGIVKSDPRLPSGGIGKSGYGRELGPQGIREFVNVQQIWVA, from the coding sequence ATGCTAGAAACAACGAACCCAACCACTGGACAAGCTTTACCCCCTTGTCCTGCAATGACTTTAGAACAAGCTCATTCCGCCATCAATAGCGTGGCAGAGGGGTTTACTCAATGGAAAGAAAAAAGCATGGCGAAGCGTGCGACAATGTTACAGGCTGTCGCTGCCACTTTGCGTAACAACAAGGCCGAGCTTGCTGGTTTAATGGCATTAGAAATGGGCAAACCTATTAAAGAAGGTCTTGCTGAAGTAGAAAAAAGCGCAGGGTGTGCCGAGTATTACGCCAATAATGGCGCCAAATTTTTAGCACCCGAAACGCTGGAGTCCGATGCTAGTCACAGTTATGTGCAATACCCTCCTCTTGGCACCGTATTGGGGATTTTGCCTTGGAACGCACCGGTTTGGTTGGCGTTACGATTTCTTGCCCCCACGTTGATGGCGGGCAACACCTGCGTGTTAAAAGCCGATCCAAATGTGCCTGCCACGGCGAATAAATTAATTGAGTGTTTTTATCACGCCGGCGTACCAAAAAACGTGCTGGTAAACTTAACCGTACCGAATTCGGTAGCTAGTAAAATGATCGATCACCCTCTTGTTAAAGCGGTGTCTTTTACTGGCTCAAGTAAGGCGGGACAATCCATTGCTTCGCAGGCTGCCGCTGGATTAAAACCCGCCGTGCTTGAGTTGGGCGGCTCCGATCCTTGCATCTTAATGGCAGATGCGGATTTAGAGAAAGCTCTAAATGTGATTACGCTGTCGCGGATGGTTAATGCGGGGCAGTCGTGTATTTCCGTGAAACGCTTGTTCGTCGAACAGACAATTTACGATGAGGTATGCGAAGCGTTACGACAGCGCTTTAGCAAACTAAAATGTGGTGATCCAACAGATGAAAGTACGAATCTAGGGCCATTGGCACGAGAGGATTTACGAGACCAACTCCACCTTCAAGTAACACAGAGCATCGACGCTGGAGCACGTTGCTTAGTGGGGGGGGATTTACCCTCTCGCTCAGGCTTCTTTTATCCACCGACTTTACTGGTGGACATGAAACCCGGTATGGCCGCCTTTGATGAGGAAACCTTTGGCCCAGTGCTAAGCGTCAGTTCGATTAAAGACATAGACCAAGCCCTTGAACTGGCCAACAATACGGAATACGGCTTAGGCGCCAGTATTTGGACACGAAACCAAACCATCATTGATCAAGCGATTAATACATTACAATCGGGACAAATTGCGGTGAACGGTATTGTCAAAAGTGACCCCCGCTTACCGTCTGGCGGTATTGGAAAATCAGGGTATGGCCGCGAGCTTGGCCCACAAGGGATTCGAGAGTTCGTCAATGTACAACAGATTTGGGTAGCCTAA
- a CDS encoding alpha/beta fold hydrolase — MNVTNQQYKMKGMFITDYELEVPLDWQSPTTSPSITLFAREVVSLNQVHDELPLLLFLQGGPGGKSPRPMPDSLPWMIEALKTHRVVLIDQRGTGKSSRIDKHLISKLSAEEGRDYLLKFRADSIVADCEHLRKTVYAGRLFETLGQSYGGFITLAYLSQAPEGLAACYITGGLVGLEASAHDVYQLTYQRVIEKNQNYYARYPDDAKIMAKIAECLTNEKVLLPDGDVLTLERFQSIGILLGMGPGIDQVHWFIDEAFAGSDKTRLSDAFLEQAMNLTSYHEGPLFAVIHESIYGRPNESTSWAAEQLRGQYSEFNADHSPLMLTGEMMYPWMFEQITSLSPFAGAANALADYQDYTPLYDLAKLAQNKVPVVAAVYYNDMYVPQELSMATAKHVGNTQVWLTNSYEHDGVRQSSEVFCKLRELLLDQGGALKS; from the coding sequence ATGAACGTAACAAATCAGCAATACAAAATGAAAGGAATGTTCATTACCGATTATGAGCTAGAGGTTCCTTTGGATTGGCAGTCACCCACCACCAGCCCAAGCATTACACTCTTTGCCCGCGAAGTCGTGAGCTTGAACCAAGTTCATGACGAACTGCCATTGCTGCTGTTTTTACAAGGTGGCCCTGGTGGGAAATCCCCTCGCCCTATGCCCGATTCGCTGCCTTGGATGATTGAAGCATTAAAAACTCACCGCGTCGTTTTAATAGACCAACGTGGCACAGGTAAAAGCAGTCGTATTGATAAACATCTGATTAGTAAACTGTCTGCTGAAGAAGGCCGAGATTATCTGCTTAAATTTCGTGCCGATAGCATTGTCGCGGATTGCGAGCACCTTCGGAAAACGGTTTATGCGGGTCGCTTATTTGAAACATTGGGTCAAAGTTATGGCGGCTTTATTACTCTCGCGTATTTATCCCAAGCGCCAGAAGGTCTTGCTGCTTGCTATATCACAGGAGGGCTTGTTGGTTTAGAAGCCTCGGCACACGATGTTTACCAGCTAACGTATCAGCGCGTGATAGAAAAAAACCAAAACTATTATGCTCGCTACCCAGATGACGCCAAGATCATGGCAAAAATTGCAGAGTGCCTAACGAACGAGAAAGTACTTTTACCAGATGGTGATGTACTCACACTAGAGCGATTCCAAAGTATTGGTATTCTTTTAGGCATGGGGCCCGGTATCGATCAAGTTCATTGGTTTATTGACGAAGCCTTTGCTGGCAGCGATAAAACTCGACTCAGCGATGCATTTTTAGAGCAAGCTATGAACTTGACCAGTTATCACGAAGGCCCTCTTTTTGCGGTGATTCATGAAAGCATCTATGGTCGGCCTAACGAAAGCACCAGCTGGGCGGCAGAACAGCTCCGTGGACAATACAGCGAATTCAATGCTGACCATTCCCCTTTAATGTTAACAGGGGAAATGATGTATCCGTGGATGTTCGAGCAAATCACGTCGTTGAGTCCCTTTGCTGGTGCCGCCAACGCCCTTGCGGACTATCAAGACTACACGCCACTTTACGACCTCGCCAAGCTTGCACAAAATAAAGTGCCCGTTGTCGCAGCCGTTTATTATAACGACATGTATGTGCCACAGGAGCTTTCTATGGCGACGGCCAAGCACGTTGGCAATACACAAGTGTGGCTGACAAACAGTTACGAACATGATGGCGTTCGCCAATCTTCTGAGGTTTTTTGCAAACTACGTGAATTGCTTTTAGATCAAGGTGGGGCGTTAAAAAGCTAA